A window of Auraticoccus monumenti contains these coding sequences:
- the ilvC gene encoding ketol-acid reductoisomerase: MFHDDDADLSVIQGRSVAVLGFGSQGHAHALSLRDSGVDVRVGLLEGSKSRPRAEAQGLRVLTPAEAVEEADLVVVAVPDHLQRQLYAESIQPNLVAGDTLLFIHGFNIRYGYVTAPEGVDVVMVAPKGPGHLVRREYSEGRGVPVLVAVEQDASGKAWDTALAYAKAIGGLRAGGIKTTFTEETETDLFGEQAVLCGGASALVQAGFETLVEAGYQPEVAYFECLHELKLIVDLMYEGGIAKQRWSVSDTAEYGDYVSGPRVIDARVKENMKAVLDDVRNGAFAQRFIDDQDAGGPEFKKFRAEGEQHPIEATGRELRGMMAWVKSHDDDYVEGTAAR, from the coding sequence ATGTTCCATGACGACGACGCCGACCTGTCCGTGATCCAGGGCCGCAGCGTGGCCGTGCTGGGTTTCGGCAGCCAGGGTCACGCGCACGCCCTGTCGCTGCGTGACTCCGGCGTCGACGTCCGCGTCGGGCTGCTCGAGGGCAGCAAGAGCCGTCCCCGCGCCGAGGCCCAGGGCCTGCGCGTGCTGACCCCCGCCGAGGCCGTCGAGGAGGCCGACCTGGTGGTCGTGGCCGTGCCCGACCACCTGCAGCGCCAGCTCTACGCCGAGTCCATCCAGCCCAACCTGGTCGCCGGTGACACCCTGCTGTTCATCCACGGCTTCAACATCCGCTACGGCTACGTCACCGCCCCCGAGGGTGTGGACGTCGTCATGGTCGCCCCCAAGGGCCCCGGCCACCTGGTCCGCCGCGAGTACAGCGAGGGACGTGGTGTCCCGGTGCTGGTCGCCGTCGAGCAGGACGCCTCCGGCAAGGCCTGGGACACCGCGCTGGCCTACGCCAAGGCGATCGGCGGGCTCCGTGCCGGCGGGATCAAGACCACCTTCACCGAGGAGACCGAGACCGACCTGTTCGGTGAGCAGGCCGTCCTCTGCGGCGGGGCCAGCGCCCTGGTGCAGGCCGGCTTCGAGACCCTGGTCGAGGCGGGCTACCAGCCCGAGGTGGCCTACTTCGAGTGCCTGCACGAGCTCAAGCTGATCGTCGACCTGATGTACGAGGGCGGCATCGCCAAGCAGCGCTGGAGCGTCTCCGACACCGCCGAGTACGGCGACTACGTCTCCGGCCCCCGGGTGATCGACGCCCGCGTCAAGGAGAACATGAAGGCCGTGCTGGACGACGTCCGCAACGGTGCCTTCGCCCAGCGCTTCATCGACGACCAGGACGCCGGCGGCCCGGAGTTCAAGAAGTTCCGCGCCGAGGGCGAGCAGCACCCGATCGAGGCCACCGGCCGCGAGCTGCGCGGGATGATGGCCTGGGTCAAGAGCCACGACGACGACTACGTCGAGGGCACCGCGGCCCGCTGA
- a CDS encoding 3-deoxy-7-phosphoheptulonate synthase, with protein sequence MTTPLRAGTADLRVTELSPLPAPDALLADLPVSPSGRAAVERGRSEVAAVLDGLDDRLLVVVGPCSIHDVTAGLEYADRLASLAGTLRDDLLVVMRTYFEKPRTTVGWKGLVNDPHLDGSHDIATGIATARRFLLEVGERGLPCATEFLEPITPQYLADLVSWGAIGARTAESQIHRQLVSGLSMPVGFKNGTDGDLQVAVDGCSAAAAPQSFLGIDPSGRAALVSTAGNPDTHLVLRGGRTGPNHGPEHVAAASTRMGAAGLNPRVLVDASHANSGKDHRRQAEVARSLAGQVASGSTALAGVMLESFLVEGAQPLDVTEPTSVLTYGQSVTDACMSWDTTVDVLTTLAAASRERSGRRQG encoded by the coding sequence ATGACCACCCCGCTGCGTGCCGGCACCGCCGACCTGAGGGTCACCGAGCTCAGCCCGCTGCCCGCCCCGGACGCCCTGCTGGCCGACCTGCCCGTCTCCCCGAGCGGGCGCGCCGCCGTCGAGCGGGGCCGCTCGGAGGTGGCCGCCGTGCTGGACGGCCTCGACGACCGACTCCTCGTGGTGGTCGGCCCCTGCTCGATCCACGACGTCACCGCCGGGCTGGAGTACGCCGACCGCCTCGCCTCCCTGGCCGGCACGCTGCGCGACGACCTGCTGGTGGTGATGCGGACCTACTTCGAGAAGCCGCGCACCACCGTCGGGTGGAAGGGCCTGGTCAACGACCCGCACCTGGACGGCAGCCACGACATCGCGACCGGGATCGCCACCGCCCGCCGGTTCCTGCTGGAGGTGGGGGAGCGCGGGCTGCCCTGCGCCACGGAGTTCCTGGAGCCGATCACCCCGCAGTACCTGGCCGACCTGGTCAGCTGGGGGGCCATCGGGGCGCGGACCGCCGAGAGCCAGATCCACCGCCAGCTGGTCTCCGGGCTGTCGATGCCGGTCGGCTTCAAGAACGGCACCGACGGGGACCTCCAGGTGGCCGTGGACGGCTGCTCCGCCGCGGCCGCGCCGCAGTCCTTCCTGGGCATCGACCCCTCGGGGCGGGCGGCGCTGGTCTCGACCGCAGGCAACCCCGACACCCACCTGGTGCTCCGCGGCGGGCGCACCGGCCCGAACCACGGGCCGGAGCACGTGGCCGCCGCCTCGACGCGGATGGGTGCCGCCGGACTGAACCCCCGGGTGCTGGTCGACGCCAGCCACGCCAACTCCGGCAAGGACCACCGCCGCCAGGCCGAGGTGGCCCGCTCGCTCGCCGGGCAGGTCGCGTCGGGGTCGACGGCGCTGGCCGGGGTGATGCTGGAGAGCTTCCTGGTCGAGGGCGCCCAGCCGCTGGACGTGACGGAGCCGACGTCGGTGCTCACCTACGGCCAGAGCGTCACCGACGCCTGCATGTCCTGGGACACCACGGTGGACGTGCTGACCACGCTGGCCGCGGCCTCGCGCGAGCGGTCCGGACGCCGGCAGGGCTGA
- the ilvN gene encoding acetolactate synthase small subunit, whose protein sequence is MSTHTLSVLVEDRPGVLARVSALFSRRGFNIDSLAVGPTEVADVSRITLVVDAEDDTVEQLTKQLNKLIEVLKIVELEPDAVRQELVLIKVATEPGNRSDVLEVIQLFKAKAVDATNESIVVQATGSPEKLRALLTMLEPYGVRELVQSGLVAVGRGGRSITDRTTRTDRQKIRVV, encoded by the coding sequence GTGAGCACCCACACCCTGAGCGTCCTGGTCGAGGACCGCCCCGGCGTCCTGGCCCGGGTCTCCGCGCTGTTCTCCCGGCGCGGGTTCAACATCGACTCCCTCGCCGTGGGGCCCACCGAGGTCGCCGACGTCTCCCGGATCACCCTCGTGGTGGACGCCGAGGACGACACCGTCGAGCAGCTGACCAAGCAGCTCAACAAGCTGATCGAGGTCCTCAAGATCGTCGAGCTCGAGCCGGACGCCGTCCGCCAGGAGCTGGTCCTGATCAAGGTGGCCACCGAGCCCGGCAACCGCTCCGACGTGCTGGAGGTCATCCAGCTCTTCAAGGCCAAGGCGGTCGACGCCACCAACGAGTCGATCGTCGTGCAGGCCACCGGCAGCCCGGAGAAGCTGCGGGCCCTGCTCACCATGCTCGAGCCCTACGGGGTCCGTGAGCTGGTCCAGTCCGGGCTCGTCGCGGTCGGTCGGGGCGGACGCTCCATCACCGACCGCACCACCCGGACCGACCGGCAGAAGATCCGCGTGGTCTGA
- a CDS encoding O-methyltransferase has protein sequence MSVLLDVPSLVTKALRKSLTMGYLDATRTETGRLLATLAASRTGTIAECGTGCGVGAAWLRSGAPADTRVLTAELEGRLAHDVQDMFAGDGIDVLHADWTELTSAAPFSLLFLDASSAKNAPRDEVIELVEPGGMIVLDDFTPSTITSSMRPERLDQIRNDWLADPRLSSAEVMVAADTAVVVAVRRR, from the coding sequence GTGAGCGTCCTCCTCGATGTGCCGTCGCTGGTGACCAAGGCCCTGCGCAAGTCGCTGACCATGGGCTACCTGGACGCCACCCGGACCGAGACCGGGCGCCTGCTCGCCACCCTGGCCGCGAGCCGGACGGGCACCATCGCCGAGTGCGGGACCGGCTGCGGGGTGGGCGCGGCCTGGCTGCGCAGCGGGGCCCCGGCCGACACCCGGGTGCTGACCGCCGAGCTGGAGGGCCGCCTGGCCCACGACGTGCAGGACATGTTCGCCGGCGACGGCATCGACGTGCTGCACGCGGACTGGACCGAGCTCACCTCCGCCGCCCCCTTCTCACTGCTCTTCCTGGACGCCTCCTCGGCCAAGAACGCCCCGCGCGACGAGGTGATCGAGCTGGTGGAGCCGGGCGGCATGATCGTGCTCGACGACTTCACCCCCAGCACCATCACCTCCTCGATGCGGCCCGAGCGGCTCGACCAGATCCGCAACGACTGGCTGGCCGACCCCCGGCTCAGCAGCGCCGAGGTGATGGTGGCCGCCGACACCGCCGTGGTGGTGGCGGTCCGCCGCCGCTGA